The following DNA comes from Anastrepha obliqua isolate idAnaObli1 chromosome 1, idAnaObli1_1.0, whole genome shotgun sequence.
ACTTGAGGGaaaaatatacttatgtacgtatgttgtGAAGATATGaaaggtgaagtaaaaagtccCCATCGCGTGCTTGTTTTATTTCGACGATAAATTTAACGTAGTTAtacataaaaacagaaaaagtgtgtacgcgccaattatgtatacctataaaatgatattttttttcaatttcaaacgtttattaacaaaaaagggttacaaatttagtcttcaaaataatagccatcgctagtgacatttttcccatctctcaggcagtTTGAGGATgctgcgccaaaaaaattggccgtcttcgGCCGCAAACCAATAATCGAGCCATtctttggcttcttcgtgagaattgaagcgctgcaccagcggttcccaaacGAACGTCTCCATCAAATACCGGGccctcttgttcgatgtggcggtgcattgtcatcaagaaaaattactttgtgacgccgatcggcatattctgggcgttttcggtgtataacgctgttcaaatcggccaattgtcgttggtagcgtttcacctggttttaataggtcgtaccaaatcataccacgctgatcccaaaaaacacacagcattgccttgcggccgaagtgatttggtttggccgttgtttttggcaatcatacgatcgtttacgcttggaattggagaaatacacccatttttcattacccgtaacgattcgatgcaaaaaagacttcctttagAACTGGaggagcagcatttcacaagtggtttttcggttctcttgttgcctttcagtcagttcatgcggcacccatctttcgacctttaaaatcatgtccatgcctttcaaacgtttggaaatggttttttgggtcactctcaactgctctgccatcatttcttgcgtttgaccatcaccttcatccaacaatgcttgcaactCGGCGTcgtcaaactttttcggtggccggccacggtcctcgttctccacgctaaaatcaccacttcgaatttttcaaaccacctgaagcattGTGCTCTagttagagcatgtccaccataagcttttataagcatttgatgagcttgagaagcgtttttcttcaatttacaACAGAAAATCGACGATGTTCGCAAATCGTAGTCTGAAGGCACggaatttgacatttttaagagcgacaaaaatgcattgttgtatgaaacgtaacaaacaatgaactaaatattgttgacagatgacagacgaaaaaaaacaagacatttgggaaggtttaaaaatactactagcgacatctatggactaatagctgaacgTCTCATTTTTtaggtatactcgtacataaaaaTTGTATGGTTTTGTGCCTAATCTGCAATTTCTGAACCAGCATTTAAGGTTCGACTAAATTTTTCTTATGTAGTTTATTATTCGAACCAATTTTTTCTCCAGAttacagaaaaacaaaatttttcatgatttttaaattaaaaaaaaaattaattttgccgataaattttttaatttttttagggtaaactttttttaaaatttttttctaatgtttttgttttttaaattgcaagTTGTTTCTCCAgattactaaaaaattttatattttttaactttttttatttatatgtgacctggtctatgaaaaggtacctcacgtgtcaaaaaatcattgttcacttttttgttgattcgaatagtgtgtgagaggctctttaaaatggtgaaaaccagaaagtcataatttgtttaaaagtttgttaaaagtaaaaaaaagaaaagtacaaatacgaaaaagactgatttttttgtcatgatacaaattagaataacgaagacaataatttgtgcaaattaaaaactgaaccatTTCTGGACAGTCTGGGGTGTAATGAATACGATACTGAagtctgttttcaaaaaatttgttacaaaaaatgtattaataactttataaatggtggtttttaaggatttgtcaaaatttttgtcacGAATTGTGGCATTGTTTCAACATCAaaagttatattaattaaaatatttaaaaactgttattcAGGGGTTTGCGAGTTcgctgaatatgaatatgaagtgagattatttaaaatcaaaatggcggatccaatatgtcgGACaaggttttttaaaatttaacggATCCTCTTAAGATTCAATACACGGGTTTTTTTTGcgttgctgattacgaatccGATATGCGATGAATTTTGGAAGCCGTCCCGGCAAGGGAAGTGCCAATAGATCGGCTGTATACTCGATAAATTTGGCAGCTTTTTGAATGTCAGCTGACTTCAACGCCTTCGGATTTGTAGATGGTTTATTTGCTAGTCCATGCACTCGTAATGTTGCACCGTGTATTCGAAAATGATTCACTAAGTTTTTGTAACGTCTTATCCCACATGCATGCTCAAAAAGGAAAAACGAAAAGCAGGTACGTTGTAAAAGGTAAATTCgatcttatgtctccttacttCTACATCCTTTCTTTGATCATATTTCTTCCGTTGGGCAAGATTGGAATAAACACTTTCTAATTCTTCATTACACATCATTCCGGCTTCGATATGACTTAGTATTAATAAATCGAGCTCATTTTTTGATAACTCTAAACAGTTGTTTCGCACACTCTCGATCATTTTTCGTGGTACAATTGTTTGGCATTTGTTAGTACAACAATTGTTAGAGAAAAATTTGGTTACCATCTCCTGTTCCTCTTCATCCACAGTAGATAAATCTATCTTAACGAAAGCTTTTTCCATATCATGTTCTGAATGAGTCAAATATAGTTCACCATCATCATCGCTATTCGAACTAACATCATCGTCTTCATcgtttttaggaaaatatttactgtaaatgGCACTAAACTCCTCGTCAACActcatttttcactattttgtgaacaaaagaCTAACAGAAATGATTACATAAACGTAGTAGTAGAATAAGGAGACGTAACGCAGCTGTCAACTGTAAAATTGTCAATTTGACATCATATTCGTAGTCAGTGGCTTTAAAAACCTTTACAAACATGTGTCACTGATTTAtggttattgttgctatttggaaaacttaaattattttttctatgtttggAGCGCCATCTTGGATATgccatttacaatttttcaaatttgacacCAGAATCGTATTCAgtacttcgaaaaatttttggcatggatgtcggtacaaaagctaacttattttttaaaacgatttctgcgattaatgctttttcttatttatttatatataaaaaaaatatttttcactgcttctgtgattttattgatactgtgatctatgctgaagaaaataagccaaccggattgaaaaatattaatatttaaaaaagttacaagggtttttagaagtttaaactttaactgcttttttctcgaaaacttgttttcgcacggaaggtaccttttcgtagaccaggtcacatatgttttaaattttttttaatactttttcaaatttgtttttaaggtATGCAATAAGAATGAAccgccattttttcaaaatgtttctttCTTTGTTGCCACTCTTTCCACGATATTTGACCTGCTGAGTTTTACCAAAGTCgcattttttgtgcttttaaaaattataattagaaTTATACTGAAAATAGCTACGTACTGATTTTCATTGCGAAATCTCAACTTTTATctcgacaaaataaattttttttaaaggtggaTAAGATCCCAGtacttttcataattttattacgGTTAGGTAAGTTTTCTTAACAGAGGAAACtctgcatatgcaaatatttattatatatgcatttttAGCCAACTTccacattttgtatttttttgacaaacatttgaaaattcgaCAAACTATTGCCTATTTCAGTTAAAACTATTCATGTGGGAAAAGTTTCTAACTCATGAATTGAAGACGGTTGTGGATCAACGTATTAGTGTCTTAAGTTATGCGGACTGTTTtctaagaaaatggaaaaaactgtactatatttaaaaaaaattcaaaaaccattGAACACATTTTCGAAGCATTTTATAGGCTTAGATATCGCAACTCGGGATGAAGTTttgtttcatataaaatttgtcaaaatctaaataaaaagttGGCCCAAGGCACATGTAACAGGTATAAGTAGTAGCATAAAGCagtttatctaattttttccatttatttgcaatctttgtttattgattttagCCATTCTAGGTACCAGAAGcataaacaaaatgaatttgtattgatattctTGCTCTTCTTGCTGTTTAATGTTCCTTGGTTGGTCCGCGGCTGGTTTCAGTTCCAATTAGTTATTAAATATCAACTCATTCAAATAGCCGCGCATTAGCTCATAATGCAACCCATATTTTGCAGCACACTACCTAGGGTTTCACACCCTATTTCAGCCAAACAATATTGTATGAATCATTCTTTAACGTCACTCTACAAAAAATCATGTTcaatggtgtcaaatcacagctccgaagaGGCAAACTGACACATACGAAAATgactaattaaataaaaaaataaataatatgttcGAACAAAAATGGGAAACATAAGATCAGGATGCGTTGGCTTCTCTATCACTACGCGTGTATATTCAGAGCTATGAATGCAATCCTTCCGCGTTGTTGACGGCGTATATCGCAGGCAGGGATGGAAGAAAGGATGAAACGATCAGCTGTACGCAGACATGGATATAGGCCAGCGAATTAAGTGGAACGGCTAGGTCTTGTCATACGATTCGACGCAAACCCGCCGGCTGAGAAAATATTCGATACTATGCCCgaaggtggtagcagaggaagaagaaggcctcccTTGCTTTGAAAGGGCTATGTGgtgaagaacttggcttcacttggcatTTCTAATTGGCGTCAGCAagtgaaagaaacgactggtacGCCTGGtcgaactcggccaaaatcacttcGGCGTCAactgcgccaatcaagaagatgaAGAAATACAGCAACGTTTGTTTATCAAGGTCGCTGCTGAGATGAAAATCCGTCTTAtacgaaaatataattttttgggtAAAATGGGCATCATTCCACTGTTGCTCCAAATCCATATACTCGTAGAGTTGCAATATTTTAGCTGGTCTTCCGCTCCCAATTTTTGTGTTGAATGTCTCTTGTAGGTCGAGGTCTTTGTGCAGAATTATGTTGAGGTCTGGGTGGCTATTGTTCAGTTGCTGAATTGTGATTGGGTTGACCTAACCTAGCCTAACGCTGGAAAGATAATCATATTGACATActgacatacatacgtaaaagATAATCATGAGTAGAACTGGCGTATGATTTTTAACCAGTCATATTGTCCTGTTTTATTGATTCATTTGGGAAAAAACTAAattctatacatatatgatattataatatattattaattatatgaAATTTAACAAAGCCTTCCGCTGATAAACTAATATGGATTTGCATTATAtgcattttcttaattttgtattattaaaatttttttatatacaaatcagTCAGATATATGTAGCTTAGGCACATGTCAATGCTGCGCTCACGGCGAATAACTTTGTGGCATTTACTGCACTTTGCATTTGCCTTGCGCTTTCTTGTAGGGGGTACGTTTTGTTTGGCGCTGGTgagtaagaaatttaaaacatttattagaAGATCAAAAATATACTGGCATTTAGTAGTTTAAGTCTATTAAAATCGCTCCGAGAGTGAAACCGGAGCTTGGTATTGCGCTCAAAATGTGTGGTCATCGTAGTAGAGAAATTGGCAATCAATCTGGCGCTGGTGAATGAAAATCCAACCCATGACGTAAATATAACAAGGGAAGAAGAATGCGATACCTATGATGAGAATGAAGATGCTGCAAATGGCTAAATTTTCGATAAGGACATCAACGAATGTCTCAACTTGACAGATTCATTAAATGatacaataaatttgaatagcctatataattttgaaacaaattcaACTGCAACTCTTTCATCCGAGGAAAAAACAGCAGCCGCTTCCGATCAAATTGGTCCAATTTCAATCGATGCTTCTGCTGCTCTTCGGTCTCAATCAAGCAAACGCCGACGTAAACCTTAGCCATGAGTTGGATTTCAGGATGGCGAATCTGCTGTTCCACCGAGTGGTGATTTTCTTGGTAAttcaaatgaattaaaaaataattcaccCACTCTCAATTAAATTACTTGGAAGAAGAAGCATTTGTGCTTACATGCAAGTGAGCTCGTGTTCCAAGACCACAAGAAAATACCAGCAGAATTCAAAGTATTGAAGACACTTTTTGAttgattcaaatatttattggcAGATTGGTTTCTAAATGTATGGTTAGTTTAGTAATCCCTCATTTGTTTGAAaactttatatacattttttcgtgTTTAGTACTTGACCGAGAAAATGAATTTACTTGTACTATATGCTGCTCAAAATGATATCGAAAAACGGAACGAAAAAGATGGAGCTTTTTATTTCCATTCTTTATGCCAGTCTATCGATATACCAATGTTCCTTCGTATTGGGGAAATCATTCCTCTGATATAATAAGAAATACGACGACTCGAAATCGATTTAATGAATTTCGTAAACGACAGCATTTTAACGTTGATGAGCAAATGTGTTCAAAAGGAAAAATGCAAGGCAACCCGATCAATATGTACCAGCTAACTCTCATAAATGGGGAACAAAACTTTTCTCTATATACGATTGAGATTTACTTAGGCGCTTCAGATAACATCATTCTGACCTTGGCGCTGCATCAAATCTCGTTGTAAGACTTTCTCAAAAAGTTCCGGACAACGTCAATCATATTATCTAATTTGATAATCTTTACACTTCGTTCGGCCTGATTGTCTACCTTCGGAGTCGCGGTACTTACAGTTTGGGCACTGTACGAGTTAATCGTGTGCCAAACTGCAAGTTGCCTTCTGATGCTGCACTTGCTACAAGAAATGTTTGACATCTCTAATGTTGACGAAAGAAAGATACTCAGTTGCAAAAAGTAACTTGATGGaatcgaaaaaataaagaaaatatcgagATAAATTACGCAAATGTTATATAAGAATATAATTACCATATGGGCGGCGTGGATTTGATGGGCAGGCTTCAAATAAGAATTAATatccaatacaaaaaaattattaatttcaaaaatttaagcgTAAATGCCCGATTCCGCCAAAGGGCGGGAGAGATATTATTAGCTGTACCACGTAAAGTAAGAGTCTAATAAAAAACGGATTTAAAATTCGTTCattttgactaaaaatttggctaaaatgattttttgagccCTATACTTCATAAAAATCAGGCATTGGAGGATTAACAACTGAAAGTTGACAACAGgtggaaatttttcaaaatttcttacaaaaCTTAAGCATACACGGCTCGTTTGGTGCATCAAGTCGACGGAGAAATTAATATGTCCATAAACTTTTCAAAGCGTACAGCGGTTCATTTCATTACGTGCTTGATTTTCGGCCACATCTTTGGGTGCGAAATATCTGATATAATACAAAAGCACAAAATTTAACAAGcgacctatgtacatatataaattacacCTTATTAAAATAACTAATATACTAAAATTATGTGATTAGCTGATTTGTGAGGAACACAATTTACTGCTTTATCACATCccaatgaaataacaaaaaccaaaaattcatACTAATTCGTTTATGATAAGGGCGCGCCTGGTTTAGATAAACGATAGCTGCTCTCAAAAgcatttatcttaacaattaGCAAACATTTGCAACATTTGCACacgccaccaaaaaaaaaagcaaaaaaaaaagcgagCAAGTCataaaactgataaaaaataatactccaaaattatgtatgtaaataagctGAGTTGCgagttttacaattttaaaaagttgCAATAAAATGCTAACACAACTGTTTATCTTTACCATTCGTATGtctgttttatttataattttcatatttatttaatttgtttgttctgCTGTTTTGTTTTCACACTTCGACAGCAATACAACTCTCATTGGTTGGGACTGAGCGCGTACAATGGCTAGAGAAGAGTAGAGGTGCATCCCTTTTGCATAACGACAGCATTGAGAGGGATAATAAGGAGCTCTATAGTGGCAAGCAGGAGCATTTATGTGAGTCATATACGCTTGCGAAGTGCATGCGATTGCAAGCGGGTGAGGTGCGTGTGGAAGAGTTTTGCTTTACGTTGCCACACGATGCGCCAGCAAGCTGTGAAATGTTGCATGGCGAAGTTGGTTACTGCGTGCGATTGGTGTTGCAGCGGAAATCGGTTTTCAACAAAGTATTCACAGCGCGTATAGTTGTCAAAAATCGTTTGGACTTGAGTGATGCAGCGGAGTTAGTTGAGGTgagtaaataatgaaaaatttaatattggaaaaaaaaaaataataatggcccttattatgagcaacattcgatcttcgactgtagtcgaaagtgctgatcgaacgaattttaatttggtattatggtgctcattcgttgaagaataggactattgtgaatttcgatcgctcgacgcatttaaaatagataattttttctcagctgatacagcaaatcaaaataaaagaaaaaccgattgtattGAAactctttgctaacaacatttttaaaagttaaaaaaagtattttttgtgaaaatgagtacaacggagttgtggttcgactaTTTATCGGCCGATAAAAGATTagcggaactagctagaagtagaaaacagttgaggggcgcatccaaccccctagaaatggcttccactgagtacgtttagaattttcaaaatgtgttgacgtacttaatattacagaaatttccttacagatttttaaagaactttagatcatCTAAAGAGCCGTTTATGAAACAGATAATAAACAAAGAtatacagaaaaccagttgcagcagtgcacccgagccaagagctctttactattatccaaaaaaagcaacacaaattattaatgtgtgtgcagctttgcacaacatttgcttgttttataatgttcaacttccggatgaagagttatccgatgagaccctcaacgatgatgctgaagatattgaagtggagccaaataacggagaagcagaaaacataaaaaatgaaattcttagaatattatagaaaaatctaaaaagtattaaatagaaacctttacgccacagtttctgttttatttttgctataaattttctttgttcaattattcgtcattcgaaaaaaatatgtatttcagttcctctacgtatttcagaccatacctgccaagggaaaataaaaatgtatttctataaacatcacaaaaaaaaccattattaaccttaatccattttgctgccgttctaactggtggtcccaagcaattcagctccgttgtaaattcctcccatttttttgctgcttgtactttggtggaaatcccttttgcgaattgtggattctcttccattaatgcaactagcctttctaattgctgtttggtactcacgagtttcgacctgcataatattaacaaaattagtatatatttattatttggttactataaaacaataaataatcgcaaacaacttacattttaacaagttttcccacaatacgctacacaatcgaaagcaaaattgcattcgactctaaattcggtatacaacgaaaatttcgacagcgttgcaccgctcataataccaaattgacattcgattttcgatattcgacaaccaacgaatatcgaagatcgaatgcaactcataataggggccaatgTGAAttgaaagagaaagaaaaagtattaaaatggcCTGCACATTAGAGtgggccgaaaaaaaaaatttttttaggatcaagttctaatagtgcggaaaagttgcACTATTAGACTAataaagtgtgtgccaaatttcagCCCAATCGAACGATATCTTCTGTCGCCAGCAGAGGcctcaaatattgaaatttcagttgatattctgaaaaattttattttttcaggatatttttttttctctatgcaTAGATTTCGGAGCACATTTCATACCAAAAATAAGGACTGTAAACTAATTAGACATATATTTATCCAAGATTAAGCACCTGTacactataaaataataataaaattgcagCCGAACGTAGAGCAAGAGGCATAGTTTTCTCATCTCATATCATCGCTGCGTCGTTGTCTTTCTATAAGTTTCTTTGTTTCAGGTATGCCCACTATTCCGATACGGCCGATACGCGCACCTCTTTGGTCTGACAGAAAAGTCTTGCTCTTTTTGAGaaactttttttccatttgGACATGATCAAGttgtaaaattttgacacatacaggctgaaatatcaaaaagtcgGGAAGCATTCGCCTTAAAGTCATCAGCACGTTTTTTCAGAGCAGGACTTCTATGTGCAGAATACAAACcctttttaatttctctgtacttTTTATGATACTCATTTATCATGTACATTGCGCGGTAATGTGAAACTGTTGGAATACTCGTAGAAGCCTTGTTATAAATATACATGATTTTCTTGGCAACttcgccctttacaggggcgttagagagttagaaaggtttaatttgcatatctaaaagactccaattcaaaatataataactttttttatattaatcgttaaaatatttttaaaaaagaagcttaaagctaaagagtagtactttgcgctgccgttgtggaaaattaaaaaaaaactttaccttgctcaaaaaaaaatttaaaaaatggcctaaatctgcattttttgtctatttaacctcaaattgccaaaaatcctgacatgctgaagcattttcaaggtcatattcgttttcagcataaaaaactttcaggaaacacccatagcggttttagaaactgtaaaaaagcgagatttcgcaggcctgtgttattctagttatcagctgagttggGATTGGCCGCCTGGAGTTTACCCTTTCTGTTGATGGGAGTTGTCGCATGTCAGTATTTGTATGGTTCATTAAACGGACAATATGATTTGCGCTGCGTTGCGGATGATTTCTGTTACTGTATAGATGttgaggtcgcgatgaatatcttcgTTTTGGACGTACCAGGATGCATAAGGttatagttctgagtatttttgattgtagtcgttgaaAAATGTCAATGTCACTTTTACTTGCAGTTccccagatttctatgccgtatgcccagattggcacaatcacagttttgtatataagGGTTTTATTCAGGAAGCACAGTTTCGAGCGCCTGCCAAGTAGCCAGTATAGTTGTCGGAATCTGTTTTTCTacctcatttattttcaacgtaATATGTTTTTTCCACAGAAGTTTGGAGTCAATAGTCATTCCAAGGTATCTTGCTTTGGTGTCTATCGGGATTTGTGAAATGTTTATTGTCAGATTCTTGTGTCCAAGGAAATATCAGCTGTGTACAGCACATATAGTACAAGCCCTAGTACACTACCGTGAGGTACACCGGCTTCCATGCGTTGAATGTTAGAGTATTTGTCtctatatttcacataaaagtaTCTGTTTGCTAAATGtttttcattaacaaatagtagtcgaGTGGAAGATattgtttaagtttaaatattaaacccttgtgccacacgctgtcgaaagctttcgctacatcaagatacacagcaacgcatgtatttcttttatcaatttcggacaatattttatttattactctaTGTACCTGTTCTATTGTTAAATGTTTTCTACGAAATCCGAATTAGTGTGAAGGAAATAAGTTTCTCACCTGTACTATTGGGTCAAGGCGGTCAAGTATaagcttttcaaaaagtttagataatGATGGTACATAATAAACTAATTGGTCTACTATATATGAAGAAGCCTCAGAGGTGTCTTTGTTAGGTTTGGGTGTTGCGATGATTTCAACAACCTTCCAAGGCAGTGGAAAATACTTCATTCGTAATGCtgagttaaatatattatattttttaagtagagAGTGGCTTTGTCGCGTAACTCCTTTAGAATTCAGCAGCATGAAATTCGGAATTGTCAATGTCTTGGTTATTATgttgatttgtaaatgtttttttttaaatgatcagctagtatttttgctttttcttttggtgttttCGCTCAAGAATTTGTCTTAGTCCTTAGAGGGGGTTGGTGCATAACTGTGTTGTCGAATTTTTTTGCAGGCCTTTCATAGTGTATAGTTTGTAGCTCTAGTAGCTCCCAGTGAtgcgatatatttttcaaatttatcctccacttttaatatatctttaatttcttttgttgcTATATTCagcctttttttaatatctggtgAACGTGTAGATTGCCATTGTTGCcttagttttcgtttttctctgattttttccAAGATCTTATGGGAtaatttgtgtttgttgttactCATCTTGACTATAGGTGCGGAAGTTGTTGTTGCATACACTATACTGTCATGGAAGTATGCGATTGCGGAGTCTATTTTTTCGCTCTTTAGAAGGACTTTAATGTTAAGGCTTTGCTTCATAATTTCACGAAAATAGTTCCAGTTCgtataattattgtaaaatttatgtgtCTTATAGTTTAGGATAGTAAGGTCAAAGCTTGGAGATATTTCCTTTTGCTCACTTTTAATATCTTTCGTAATGTAAAAGTTAATTAAATCAGGTTGCTTCTGTTCTTTGCATTGTAATCTCCGCCTGCAATAAAACGGCCTTCAAGAGTTTTAAGAAAGccaaagtatagtatcttataatttttatgttaaagagGGCAGTATAAGGCAGAAAGGGTTAAATGTCCACTAAAGTCCTCGATTTGTATAGATGTCGCTTGCAAGTAGTCCTGCCTATAGTGGTTCACATCAATGTCTTTGTTTATAATTACTGCCGTTCTACCATGTGCCTTGTCATCAGTATGATTGGTGTGATAAATATCATAGTATAGTTaggaaaattgtaaattcataaatatcataaatattaTAAGCAGCTGAACATTTTCTGAAAGTTTtaaattccataaaaattataaatttcataaaaactgcaagtttcattaaaatcgcaaattttataaaaattttatattccaaaaaaatagtaaatctcataaaaattttaacttttaataaattttgaattacagaaaaattgtatacatcataaaaatcttaaattttataaaaattagttagaacttcataaaattttaaatttcataaaaatttaatatttcataagtattttatatttcataaaaattttaaatttccagCCTCAAAAACTAACCATCACCAGTGCGCCGTCGAACATTCATGAGCCGCTCCACTTCAGCCTACCCACTGGCACTGGCTATGTGCCGGGGCAAACTATCTCCTACACGCTACATGGTCGACACATATTTGCATCATGCACAAAATTACGTGTGAATTTATACGAAGCAAGTAGTTTTCGTGCAACCAGTCCCcagaagaaaacaaaagaatTTCTCAAATTGCTAAAAAGTGATGCTCACAAAATATGTTCCTCATATGTGATGGTGTGCGGTCGACTAAATATACCGCTAATGGTGCACATTTCATTGAGAAGTAATGAAAATAGTCTCATACAAATAAGTCATTATGTTGAAGCTGTGCTGATTAATAAGAAACGTATTCTACATAAGTTTATTATACCGATTGTGATTGGCACAGTGCCGCCTAAAAGAAAGCAACTAATGGCGTTGGAAAAGAGCGTGGAGGAGGTGGACAATTTTTACTGTTACGATAATTTGGGTGAGT
Coding sequences within:
- the LOC129235341 gene encoding arrestin domain-containing protein 3; the protein is MSTSCQFKFSRNTPIYYSGEQITGSIILSTTKQLPVEAIQLSLVGTERVQWLEKSRGASLLHNDSIERDNKELYSGKQEHLCESYTLAKCMRLQAGEVRVEEFCFTLPHDAPASCEMLHGEVGYCVRLVLQRKSVFNKVFTARIVVKNRLDLSDAAELVEPQKLTITSAPSNIHEPLHFSLPTGTGYVPGQTISYTLHGRHIFASCTKLRVNLYEASSFRATSPQKKTKEFLKLLKSDAHKICSSYVMVCGRLNIPLMVHISLRSNENSLIQISHYVEAVLINKKRILHKFIIPIVIGTVPPKRKQLMALEKSVEEVDNFYCYDNLATDAVCDRSTENSYLITDYHTFLPKLSSALLCDTWATPETMLQQHVATRCS